The window tgtcatttttttgatgatggaggacatctatTCAGAAAATTgtgctcaaaattgcatttctgagtatttattcaaattgttgttaatcaggagcagataaaaaaaatgttttctaaaatgtagaACATAGGATGTTCGAGCCACAAGCTCTCATAAGGCTACACTCTACAACTGTCGCCACACGATGGCGAGacatcagcagaatcttcaagattagcTGCCgccaaacaagttttttttttcaggcaggGATGACATCATTACAAAAATGTCGCTGTACACCAGCCGTCCAGCAGCTCAGGGTAAGGTTTCCTGCATGCCTGTGCAATCACGcacaagaaaaaatgtgcagaacaAAATCACGTACTTCATACACAACTATaccatttatattaaaaacaaagttgttgccTTCTTGCCAGTTGCCTGACACTGGACAGCAACCGCACGACCTCCAAAAGTGCCTGAGTGGCCCGTAcctgatgtaaaaaaatcatctggTCACCGCTCAGTTTTAACTCTGTCCTAAAGTCTCAGAGACCTCTGCACGGCATGCAAGAATAGAACTTTTGCCATTCGATTGTgcaaaaaaactggcatttaggTTGCTGCGTGGTGTCAATTTGGGATATGTGATTGTATTCCACCGAGAAAAAGGAGAGTTTACTCTACAccaaaggtcccgcccacaactcaagaggtgggaacatttgaaagaaatgaatttaaatgaccatttctaatgaactactgttgttctgcagaaactttgtcctagaaaacgacatagttttttttttaatttgccaaaacaTGGCATAATCTtacttttacaatttattttttcaatttaacttttattaatcCTGGTTAAAAAATCTAATGTTCAACTGTGGCCTGACAAAAGGCAAGacctttagagaaaaaaaataaaaggacagaAACAACCAGGATAAACAGCAATAACACAATCAATAAAGTAACTCAATTATTAAAATCATTAGCTGTAAAGATGATCCGAGTGGTGTCTTTAAACCTAGAAAACTCATCATTATAGTAACTCTATTGCTGCCCTCATCATTCAGACGTGGTGCCAGAAGCGAAGACAACGAGGTCTGCTGTCACTCACGACTGCAGTGATGATGTGTGGCAGCGGTAGAGACTCAGCACCTCCAGGGACGTACCTGTGTCGTGTGGCGCTGCTGTTGTTCTTTGAACCAAAGGAGATGTGATACGGCACGCGATGCGTGTCCGGGGAAATGACGATTCTTTGACAACCCGCCCACTCTGGAACATGACAGCACCgaaataaaacatcacaaacacacTTCCAAAAAGGggatcacattttaaaattgtgtatcTATGCCTTAGATTGCAGACGTCTTAAACTGGccaaaagtttgcaaaaatagTAAACTGGTCTTCATTTTGATTGTAAAAACAGTACAAGAATGGCTGTAAtgcagagggatgatgggatgttATCTCATGGAAACTAGAaggctagtgtgaatgctcacCTGTTATGTCATAAACTTTCCCTTCCATACAAGCAAAGTAGGTAATGCGAAGGCCCAACATGCTGGACTCCGCCCATAAATCTCCCTCCTCTGCGCTGTGGCAGCGGCTGCATTCGGCGCAGAACCGGGCTTCTGCGGGTTCCCGATCCATCTCAAATCGCCTGCACAGAGAAAGTAGCAGTTCAGCCATTCAGTGCATTCAGCAGCAGTGTTTGTTATCCATGCTTTCTGAAGAATTATTTTGTGACATACTTGTGCTTCCCTTCACACTTGGTGCACATCATGGTGTTCATGGCTTCCTTCAGGTCATCCTGCAGTTTAGTGAGGAACTCATTCATGGACTTTGACAGCTCGGTCGCTGCCATGCGCTTCCTGTGTGGAGATAAAGTGCAAAGCAGCAGATCATCAGTCACACATGTAAAAAGACATGCATGTAAGAAATGCCGTGCATACTTACAGCTCGTACTCTCGCCGTGTGTCGGGATTACTAACGATATCCCAGGCTGcccttaaaactttaaaagcctcTCCGGCACGGGGGTGTTTGTTCTTGTCTGGATGGACCTTATGAAGAACAAAGGAAGATTTGcagtgaaataaaagaaaaatcctctttttatcAGTTGGAAAAGTTAAATAAACAGTGGTCCCTTGCTATATTGTGGTTCATCTTTTACAATTTcattgttttgatattttttttggtgtaattttgcatattttttcccTACAGTACACTGTCctgcttcctgattggctgtagaatgttgtcaatcaatctcctccgtgCCATGCAGCTCGCAAAACCGACgcattgttttcattctataatactggagttattttctaaaaagatttgaactttgagagtttaagcaagagagaaaagtgtgaaaatcctcttttctgTCTGGTAAAAGTGTGTAGTGAATGTAATCCAACTTCATGGATTTCACCTatcgcaggttatttttagaactcaAAGAAAACGAGGACCCACTGTCCACATGTCTCTTTAAAGTCTAACACCCCACCTGGACAGCCAGCTGTCTGTAGGCCTTCTTCAGCTCCGTCTCCGTGGCGTCCACCTCTACACCGAGTACTGAAAACGGGTCGAGCTCCTCCTCCGGTACTTCCACCAAAGCCAGAAGTCGCTCCAACTCCTGGCCTTGCATAGATCTCCCTGCTCTTTCTGGGGACTCAGGTGCATACGGTGGTACCCGACTGCCTCTCCGGAACAATTTTCGGACTCTGTCCATCAGGGAAACGACCCTTTTCCAAAACTTCGACTCGTGGAAAGCTATCCAGAGGTGTTTTCCTCTCTCACCACCGATACGGACCACTATACCGTTCCCCCATTTGAAACTCAGAGTCATTAAAGTACAGCAAAGTCTGAAACAGTGCAAGAATGCCGTTTTTACACACTTCagggactttaaagttttatccACCAGGTCAGCTACAGTAAATTTTGTCCATTTAAAAAAGCGACTGAAATCTTCCTTCATTCCAGGTACGTCAGTGATCTTTACAAAGATCTGCTGTCCGACATTGTAAAGTTTCACAGCGCCAGTCTCCACTCCCACTCCGCAGTTGTGAGTTAACGTCACAATGATTTCAATGAACATATGGATGCAGGAGATGCACCAGAAACTCAGAGACTCTGACAGCATTTCTTTGAAAGCGATGACGAGTTGGTTTCCGGTTTGCCTCCGTCCTCTGTTTGgctgatggtggtggtggtggttgcGTTTGCGAGTCTGCTTGTGCCGCGCTCCACTTGACACAACGTTGCTTTTTTGAAAGGAGGAGAAGGTACTCTGACTGCTCTGCTCTAACACTGATCCGCTGCTCCGAAACTTAAATTTTCGGCCACCCCCCACGTTACTCCAACCAGAGTCCCCGTTCATGTGCTGCTCCTTTGCAGCTTCGTCCTCCTCTTGATTAATAACCTTTGGGTTCTCTTGATCTGTACTCCCATTATGCTCAAACACATCAGAAATCTCGTCTGTATCCTCTTTGCCCTTCGTGGATCCACACCATTCTGTGTCAGAGTCTTCTAGAGGGGAAGGATGTGGCGTTTCCTGAGAACTGAAATCAGCCATGTTGTCCTCTTTCTCACAGCCATCATCTCTTCGTCTGTCCTCCCACTGattcaaattagtcaaaaatgcaGATTTGCCATCAGGGATCTCCCcgtcatccatcttcttctcgGCTGCCTCTTGCTCCATGCTCCTCTCACTGCTGTCTGTCTGAATTGTGCAGTTTCATGAAAGAGCAGTTCCACGATTCATGGTCTCTGTTAGAGCTATCCCAGAACCCCCAAAAAAGGATGAGTCAGGGGGCTCCAAACAGCCAAACTCAGATCCATTGTTTTCAGCAGCTACTCCCGAGTGTTTATACACAGCTCATCTACTGCAGGACAGCAcctgaaaagaaacaaatcacTGTGAACCAGTTGTCATTTAGATTCCAAAACACGTGCACCGGAATATATACTCAGCCTTACATtagcattttagtttttaatcacaaataatGTCATTGTTCATATTTCAAAGATGTAGTCTAACTAGTATTGTATGCCTTTATTTTAagtaacttatttattttttgttattaagactttgttttattgtgttttacaaTGTAAAAGCAGACATGtttcattaaagaacatttaagcaacaagttcatatacatttatttgcacTATTAGTattcctttaaaatatttttaaccttctttggttaaaaaaaaaaaaacgtcaaacttttttcagcagtttttatacacattggtatcaaaacattgggctaatttaggaaatTACTcaacatgcttttgtttttcattaacttttatattttataataataacatGTTGaattctctttaaaataaaaatcttcaaatctTTTAACACTTTGAGAGTGAAGAACCTCGTCTATTGTCATAAAAGATGTCAAACG is drawn from Oryzias melastigma strain HK-1 linkage group LG5, ASM292280v2, whole genome shotgun sequence and contains these coding sequences:
- the dnajc14 gene encoding dnaJ homolog subfamily C member 14, with amino-acid sequence MEQEAAEKKMDDGEIPDGKSAFLTNLNQWEDRRRDDGCEKEDNMADFSSQETPHPSPLEDSDTEWCGSTKGKEDTDEISDVFEHNGSTDQENPKVINQEEDEAAKEQHMNGDSGWSNVGGGRKFKFRSSGSVLEQSSQSTFSSFQKSNVVSSGARHKQTRKRNHHHHHQPNRGRRQTGNQLVIAFKEMLSESLSFWCISCIHMFIEIIVTLTHNCGVGVETGAVKLYNVGQQIFVKITDVPGMKEDFSRFFKWTKFTVADLVDKTLKSLKCVKTAFLHCFRLCCTLMTLSFKWGNGIVVRIGGERGKHLWIAFHESKFWKRVVSLMDRVRKLFRRGSRVPPYAPESPERAGRSMQGQELERLLALVEVPEEELDPFSVLGVEVDATETELKKAYRQLAVQVHPDKNKHPRAGEAFKVLRAAWDIVSNPDTRREYELKRMAATELSKSMNEFLTKLQDDLKEAMNTMMCTKCEGKHKRFEMDREPAEARFCAECSRCHSAEEGDLWAESSMLGLRITYFACMEGKVYDITEWAGCQRIVISPDTHRVPYHISFGSKNNSSATRHRMPSEHPPGPTNPADLQNFFNRIFKGGPPNDMPANGSFFPPGPPHHHPPGAGAAPFPPPPSQTGFFMPGGPRPESSDTWAESGKPPRRRKKVRKPFQR